Proteins encoded by one window of Enterobacter pseudoroggenkampii:
- a CDS encoding PTS sugar transporter subunit IIB has protein sequence MKIMAICGSGLGSSFMVEMNIKKVLKKLEIEAEVEHSDLSSATPGAADLFVMAKDIAASASVSENQLVVINNIIDINELEAQLRGWFERQ, from the coding sequence ATGAAAATCATGGCTATTTGCGGTTCTGGCCTGGGCAGTAGTTTTATGGTCGAAATGAATATTAAAAAGGTGCTCAAAAAGCTGGAGATTGAAGCTGAGGTTGAACACTCCGATCTCTCCTCGGCCACGCCGGGCGCGGCCGATCTGTTCGTGATGGCAAAAGACATTGCCGCCAGCGCCAGCGTGTCGGAAAACCAGCTGGTGGTGATCAACAACATCATCGACATTAACGAACTTGAAGCGCAGCTGCGCGGCTGGTTCGAAAGACAATAA
- a CDS encoding transketolase: MNEREITELARQIRLETLKSLTRLGFGHYGGSMSVVETLAVLYGAVMKIDPADPDWPERDYFVLSKGHAGPALYSTLAIKGYFPTEELSTLNQNGTRLPSHPDRLKTRGVDATTGSLGQGISIAGGMALSHRLAGRPNRVFCIVGDGELNEGQCWEAFQFIAHHRLNNLTVFVDWNKQQLDGELDEIISAFDLEGKFRAFGFDVVTVKGDDIPVLLEVTSRVPAADARPLVVILDSIKGQGVPYLEQLSNSHHLRLTAESKAALNETIRQLEASHD; encoded by the coding sequence ATGAATGAGAGAGAGATAACCGAACTCGCGCGTCAGATTCGTCTTGAGACGCTGAAATCCCTGACGCGGCTCGGCTTTGGCCACTATGGCGGCAGCATGTCGGTGGTCGAAACCCTGGCCGTGCTGTACGGCGCGGTGATGAAAATCGACCCGGCGGATCCGGACTGGCCGGAGCGAGACTACTTTGTCCTGTCGAAAGGCCATGCGGGCCCGGCGCTCTACAGTACCCTGGCGATCAAGGGCTACTTCCCGACAGAAGAGCTGAGCACGCTGAACCAGAACGGCACGCGCCTGCCCAGCCACCCGGACCGCCTGAAAACGCGCGGCGTGGACGCCACCACCGGTTCGCTGGGGCAGGGGATTTCCATCGCGGGCGGCATGGCGCTGTCGCACAGGCTGGCCGGGCGGCCGAATCGGGTCTTCTGCATCGTCGGCGACGGCGAGCTGAACGAAGGGCAGTGCTGGGAGGCGTTCCAGTTTATTGCCCACCATCGCCTGAATAACCTGACGGTATTTGTCGACTGGAACAAACAGCAGCTCGACGGCGAGCTGGACGAGATCATCAGCGCGTTTGACCTGGAGGGCAAATTCCGCGCCTTTGGCTTTGACGTGGTGACGGTGAAGGGGGACGACATTCCTGTGCTGCTGGAGGTGACGTCGCGGGTTCCGGCTGCTGATGCGCGTCCGTTAGTCGTCATCCTCGACAGTATCAAAGGGCAGGGTGTGCCGTATCTGGAGCAGCTCAGCAACTCGCACCACCTGCGATTGACCGCAGAGAGCAAAGCGGCCCTCAACGAGACGATTCGCCAACTGGAGGCTTCACATGATTAA
- the yfbV gene encoding terminus macrodomain insulation protein YfbV: MSTPENPSVNFFSLFRLGQHYAKTWPMEKRLAPMFIENRTIRATRYAIRFMPPVAIFTLCWQIALGGQLGPAVATALFALSLPMQGLWWLGKRSITPLPPSILHWFYEVRGKLEEAGQALAPVEGKPDYQALADTLKRAFKQLDKTFLDDL, from the coding sequence ATGTCGACACCAGAGAACCCGTCCGTAAATTTCTTTAGTCTGTTTCGTCTGGGACAGCATTACGCAAAGACGTGGCCGATGGAAAAGCGCCTTGCGCCTATGTTTATTGAGAATCGCACCATCCGCGCCACGCGCTATGCGATTCGCTTTATGCCGCCTGTCGCTATCTTTACGCTGTGCTGGCAGATTGCGTTGGGTGGGCAGCTTGGACCTGCGGTCGCCACGGCGCTCTTCGCATTAAGCCTGCCGATGCAGGGACTGTGGTGGTTAGGTAAACGGTCCATCACCCCGCTTCCCCCTTCTATTTTACACTGGTTTTATGAAGTGCGCGGCAAGCTGGAAGAGGCCGGGCAGGCGCTCGCCCCGGTTGAAGGCAAGCCGGATTACCAGGCGCTGGCGGACACGTTAAAGCGTGCTTTTAAGCAACTCGATAAAACATTCCTCGATGACTTGTGA
- the ackA gene encoding acetate kinase: protein MSSKLVLVLNCGSSSLKFAIIDALNGDEYLSGLAECFHLPEARIKWKMDGSKQEAALGAGAAHSEALNFIVNTILAQKPELSAQLTAIGHRIVHGGEKYTSSVVIDESVIQGIKDSASFAPLHNPAHLIGIAEALKSFPNLKDKNVAVFDTAFHQTMPEESYLYALPYSLYKEHGVRRYGAHGTSHFYVTQEAAKVLNKPVEEVNIITCHLGNGGSVSAIRNGKCVDTSMGLTPLEGLVMGTRSGDIDPAIIFHLHDTLGMSIDQINKMLTKESGLLGLTEVTSDCRYVEDNYADKEDAKRAMDVYCHRLAKYIGSYTALMEGRLDAVIFTGGIGENAAMVRELSLGKLGVLGFEVDHERNLAARFGKSGFINKEGTRPAIVIPTNEELVIAQDAHRLTA from the coding sequence ATGTCGAGTAAGTTAGTACTGGTTCTGAACTGCGGTAGCTCCTCACTGAAATTCGCCATCATCGATGCGCTCAACGGTGACGAATACCTCTCTGGTTTGGCCGAATGTTTCCATCTGCCTGAAGCACGTATCAAGTGGAAGATGGACGGCAGCAAACAAGAAGCGGCTTTAGGTGCAGGCGCCGCTCACAGTGAAGCGCTGAACTTTATCGTTAACACTATTCTGGCACAAAAACCAGAACTGTCTGCTCAGCTGACTGCGATTGGTCACCGTATCGTCCACGGCGGCGAAAAATACACCAGCTCTGTCGTTATCGACGAGTCTGTGATTCAGGGTATCAAAGACTCTGCATCCTTCGCACCGCTGCACAACCCGGCTCACCTGATCGGTATCGCTGAAGCGCTGAAATCCTTCCCGAATCTGAAAGACAAAAACGTGGCCGTGTTCGACACCGCGTTCCATCAGACCATGCCGGAAGAATCTTACCTCTATGCCCTGCCGTACAGCCTGTACAAAGAACACGGCGTACGTCGTTATGGCGCACACGGCACCAGCCACTTCTATGTAACTCAGGAAGCGGCAAAAGTGCTGAACAAGCCGGTTGAAGAAGTGAACATCATCACTTGCCACCTGGGCAACGGTGGTTCTGTTTCTGCTATCCGTAACGGTAAATGTGTTGATACCTCCATGGGTCTGACCCCGCTGGAAGGTCTGGTGATGGGTACGCGTTCCGGTGACATCGACCCGGCGATCATCTTCCACCTGCACGACACCCTGGGCATGAGCATTGACCAGATCAACAAAATGCTGACCAAAGAGTCTGGCCTGCTGGGTCTGACCGAAGTCACCAGCGACTGCCGTTATGTTGAAGACAACTACGCAGACAAAGAAGACGCTAAACGTGCAATGGACGTTTACTGCCACCGTCTGGCGAAGTACATCGGTTCTTATACTGCGCTTATGGAAGGCCGTCTGGACGCGGTTATCTTCACCGGTGGTATCGGTGAGAACGCAGCGATGGTTCGTGAACTGTCCCTGGGTAAACTTGGCGTTCTGGGCTTCGAAGTTGATCACGAGCGTAACCTGGCTGCCCGCTTCGGCAAGTCTGGCTTCATCAACAAAGAAGGCACCCGCCCGGCTATCGTTATCCCAACTAACGAAGAGCTGGTCATTGCGCAAGACGCGCACCGCCTGACTGCCTGA
- a CDS encoding transketolase family protein, producing the protein MIKVAPAGQKDAVEMRKVYAGFVAKQIEAGSDIIALEADLMSSMAMDGVARDYPQHVINCGIMEANVIGTAAGLSLTGRKPFVHTFTAFASRRCFDQLFMSLDYQRNNVKVIASDAGVTACHNGGTHMSFEDMGIVRGLAHSVVLEVTDAVMFEDVLRQLIDLEGFYWVRTIRKQAPSVYAPGSTFTIGKGNVLREGSDITLIANGIMVAEALEAARQLEQEGVSAAVIDMFTLKPIDRMLVKNYAEKTGRIVTCENHSIHNGLGSAVAEVLVETCPVPMRRVGVKERYGQVGTQDFLQKEYGLTAHDIVSAARELL; encoded by the coding sequence ATGATTAAGGTTGCACCGGCAGGACAGAAAGACGCCGTTGAGATGCGTAAAGTTTACGCTGGCTTCGTGGCAAAACAGATTGAGGCCGGAAGTGACATCATTGCGCTCGAAGCAGACCTGATGAGCTCGATGGCGATGGACGGCGTGGCGCGCGATTATCCGCAGCACGTGATTAACTGCGGCATTATGGAAGCCAACGTCATCGGCACGGCAGCCGGGCTGTCGCTGACCGGACGTAAACCGTTCGTGCACACCTTCACCGCGTTTGCCAGCCGTCGCTGTTTTGACCAGCTGTTTATGTCCCTGGACTATCAGCGCAACAACGTGAAGGTGATTGCCTCGGATGCGGGCGTGACGGCCTGCCACAACGGCGGAACGCATATGTCGTTTGAGGATATGGGCATCGTACGCGGTCTGGCGCATTCGGTGGTGCTGGAGGTGACCGACGCGGTGATGTTCGAAGACGTGCTGCGCCAGCTTATCGACCTCGAAGGCTTCTACTGGGTGCGGACCATCCGCAAGCAGGCGCCGAGCGTGTATGCCCCGGGTTCCACCTTCACCATCGGCAAAGGCAACGTGCTGCGTGAAGGAAGTGATATTACCCTGATTGCCAACGGCATCATGGTGGCGGAAGCGCTGGAAGCGGCACGCCAGCTTGAGCAGGAGGGCGTCAGCGCGGCGGTCATCGACATGTTTACCCTGAAGCCCATCGACCGGATGCTGGTGAAAAACTACGCCGAGAAAACCGGACGCATCGTCACCTGTGAAAACCACAGCATTCACAACGGCCTGGGGTCGGCGGTGGCGGAAGTGCTGGTGGAAACCTGCCCGGTGCCGATGCGGCGGGTGGGCGTCAAGGAGCGCTACGGTCAGGTAGGGACGCAGGATTTCCTGCAGAAGGAATATGGCCTGACGGCACATGACATTGTGTCGGCGGCAAGAGAGCTGCTGTAA
- the pta gene encoding phosphate acetyltransferase: protein MSRTIMLIPTGTSVGLTSVSLGVIRAMERKGVRLSVFKPIAQPRAGGDAPDQTTTIVRKNSNLPAAEPLKMSHVESLLSSNQKDVLMEEIIANYHANAQDAEVVLVEGLVPTRKHQFAQSLNFEIAKTLNAEIVFVMSQGTDTPEQLNERIELTRSSFGGAKNTNITGVIVNKLNAPVDEQGRTRPDLSEIFDDSSKAKVIKVDPAKLQESSPLPVLGAVPWSFDLIATRAIDMARHLNATVVNEGDINTRRVKSVTFCARSIPHMLEHFRAGSLLVTSADRPDVLVAACLAAMNGVEIGAILLTGAYEMDPRVSKLCERAFATGLPVFMVNTNTWQTSLSLQSFNLEVPVDDHERIEKVQEYVAGYINADWVESLTATSERSRRLSPPAFRYQLTELARKAGKRVVLPEGDEPRTVKAAAICAERGIATCVLLGNPDEITRVAASQGVELGAGIEIVDPEVVRESYVARLVELRKSKGMTEAVAREQLEDNVVLGTLMLEQDEVDGLVSGAVHTTANTIRPPLQLIKTAPGSSLVSSVFFMLLPEQVYVYGDCAINPDPTAEQLAEIAIQSADSAIAFGIEPRVAMLSYSTGTSGAGSDVEKVREATRIAQEKRPDLMIDGPLQYDAAVMADVAKSKAPNSPVAGRATVFIFPDLNTGNTTYKAVQRSADLISIGPMLQGMRKPVNDLSRGALVDDIVYTIALTAIQSSQQQ, encoded by the coding sequence GTGTCCCGTACTATTATGCTGATCCCTACCGGAACCAGCGTCGGCCTGACCAGCGTCAGCCTTGGCGTTATCCGTGCTATGGAACGCAAAGGCGTTCGTCTGAGCGTCTTTAAGCCAATCGCCCAGCCACGTGCCGGTGGCGATGCGCCAGACCAGACCACCACCATCGTTCGCAAGAATTCCAATCTGCCAGCGGCTGAACCGCTGAAGATGAGCCACGTTGAGTCTCTGCTGTCCAGCAACCAGAAAGATGTGCTGATGGAAGAGATCATCGCCAACTACCATGCTAACGCGCAAGACGCGGAAGTGGTGCTGGTTGAAGGCCTGGTCCCGACGCGCAAACACCAGTTCGCCCAGTCTCTGAACTTTGAAATCGCGAAAACCCTGAACGCAGAGATCGTTTTCGTGATGTCTCAGGGCACTGATACCCCAGAGCAGCTGAACGAGCGTATCGAACTGACGCGCAGCAGCTTCGGCGGCGCGAAAAACACCAACATCACCGGCGTGATCGTGAACAAACTGAACGCACCGGTGGATGAGCAGGGTCGTACTCGCCCTGACCTGTCCGAGATCTTCGACGACTCGTCCAAAGCGAAAGTCATCAAAGTTGACCCGGCTAAGCTGCAGGAATCCAGCCCGCTGCCAGTACTGGGCGCGGTGCCATGGAGCTTCGATCTGATTGCCACCCGTGCAATCGATATGGCACGTCACCTGAACGCCACCGTGGTTAACGAAGGCGACATCAACACCCGCCGCGTGAAGTCCGTGACCTTCTGTGCGCGCAGCATTCCGCACATGCTGGAACACTTCCGCGCAGGTTCCCTGCTGGTGACTTCCGCAGACCGCCCTGACGTGCTGGTTGCAGCCTGCCTGGCCGCGATGAACGGCGTGGAAATCGGTGCGATCCTGCTGACCGGTGCCTACGAGATGGACCCACGCGTCAGCAAGCTGTGCGAACGCGCGTTCGCCACCGGCCTGCCGGTCTTCATGGTGAACACCAACACCTGGCAGACCTCCCTGAGCCTGCAGAGCTTCAACCTCGAAGTGCCGGTTGATGACCACGAGCGTATTGAGAAAGTTCAGGAATACGTTGCAGGCTACATCAACGCAGATTGGGTCGAATCCCTGACGGCGACCTCCGAGCGCAGCCGCCGTCTGTCTCCTCCAGCATTCCGTTACCAGTTGACCGAGCTGGCGCGTAAAGCGGGCAAACGCGTTGTTCTGCCAGAAGGCGACGAACCACGTACCGTTAAAGCGGCTGCTATCTGTGCAGAGCGCGGCATCGCGACCTGTGTGCTGCTGGGTAACCCTGATGAGATCACCCGCGTAGCGGCGTCTCAGGGCGTTGAGCTGGGCGCTGGCATCGAAATCGTTGACCCGGAAGTGGTTCGCGAAAGCTACGTTGCCCGTCTGGTCGAGCTGCGTAAGAGCAAGGGCATGACCGAAGCCGTTGCGCGCGAACAGCTGGAAGACAACGTGGTGCTGGGCACGCTGATGCTGGAGCAGGACGAAGTTGACGGTCTGGTTTCCGGTGCGGTTCACACCACGGCGAACACCATCCGTCCACCGCTGCAGCTGATCAAAACCGCACCGGGCAGTTCTCTGGTTTCTTCCGTATTCTTCATGCTGCTGCCCGAACAGGTTTACGTTTACGGTGACTGCGCGATCAACCCGGATCCAACCGCAGAACAGCTGGCAGAAATCGCTATCCAGTCCGCGGACTCTGCGATTGCCTTCGGTATCGAACCGCGCGTAGCGATGCTCTCCTACTCCACCGGTACTTCTGGTGCAGGTAGCGACGTAGAGAAAGTGCGTGAAGCGACCCGTATTGCTCAGGAAAAACGTCCTGATCTGATGATCGACGGCCCGCTGCAGTATGACGCCGCGGTTATGGCTGACGTTGCGAAATCCAAAGCGCCGAACTCGCCGGTTGCAGGTCGCGCTACCGTGTTCATCTTCCCGGATCTGAACACCGGTAACACCACCTACAAAGCGGTACAGCGTTCTGCAGACCTGATCTCCATCGGGCCGATGCTGCAAGGGATGCGCAAACCTGTGAACGACCTGTCCCGTGGCGCGCTGGTTGACGATATCGTCTATACCATCGCTCTGACCGCGATTCAGTCTTCGCAGCAGCAGTAA
- the yfcF gene encoding glutathione transferase produces the protein MNQPVITLWSDANFFSPYVMSVYVALAEKGLTFTLKTVDLDGGEHLKPQWQGYDLTRRVPVLEIDGFALSESSAIDEYLEDRFAPPEWERIYPHDLQKRARARQIQAWLRSDLVPIRVERSTDVVFAGVKKPALSAEGAESAQKLIETATSLLAHGNPNLFGEWCIADADLALMLNRLILNGDEVPQLLVDYAAFQWQRASVQRYVALSAKRAG, from the coding sequence ATGAACCAGCCCGTCATCACGTTGTGGTCCGATGCGAATTTCTTTTCTCCCTATGTTATGAGCGTATACGTTGCGCTGGCCGAAAAAGGGCTCACGTTTACGCTGAAGACCGTTGATCTCGACGGCGGTGAACATCTTAAACCGCAGTGGCAGGGTTACGACCTGACCCGACGCGTGCCGGTGCTGGAGATTGACGGTTTTGCCCTGAGCGAATCCTCGGCGATTGATGAATATCTGGAAGATCGGTTTGCGCCGCCTGAGTGGGAGCGCATCTATCCTCACGATCTGCAAAAGCGCGCCCGGGCGCGGCAGATCCAGGCGTGGTTGCGAAGCGATCTGGTACCGATTCGCGTGGAACGCTCGACGGACGTCGTGTTTGCCGGGGTGAAAAAACCAGCTCTCAGCGCAGAAGGTGCAGAAAGCGCGCAAAAACTCATTGAAACCGCCACCTCGCTCCTCGCACACGGCAACCCGAACCTGTTCGGCGAGTGGTGCATTGCTGATGCCGATCTGGCGTTGATGCTAAACCGCCTGATCCTCAACGGCGATGAGGTGCCGCAGCTGCTGGTGGATTATGCCGCGTTTCAGTGGCAGCGCGCCTCCGTGCAGCGCTATGTGGCACTCTCGGCTAAGCGTGCGGGCTGA
- a CDS encoding LacI family DNA-binding transcriptional regulator yields MSLTRKRRSTGKVTLADVAQLAGVGTMTVSRALRTPEQVSDKLREKIEAAVQELGYMPNLAASALASASSWTIAMVVPNLSEAGCSEMFAGLQQVLQPAGYQIMLAESQHRLEQEEKLLETLLASNIAAAILLSVEHTDTVRHWLKNASIPVMEMGAMRADPIDMNIGIDNVAAMYELTEMVIKRGYQNIGLLCANQEQWIFQQHLQGWYKAMLRHHMSPNRVINAAMPPSFSTGAAQLPEFLLAWPELDALVCVSDELACGALYECQRRRIKVPDDLAVVGFGDSDVSRVCQPPLTTMAVPHRKIGIEAGKALLERLNGGDWRDQKPIASSLCLRESC; encoded by the coding sequence ATGTCTCTAACCCGAAAACGGCGCAGTACTGGTAAAGTGACACTCGCCGATGTCGCACAGCTTGCCGGTGTGGGCACGATGACCGTGTCCCGTGCACTTCGCACGCCCGAACAGGTTTCCGATAAGCTACGTGAAAAAATTGAAGCCGCCGTGCAGGAGCTGGGTTATATGCCTAATCTTGCCGCCAGCGCGCTGGCCTCGGCGTCGTCATGGACGATAGCCATGGTGGTGCCTAATCTCTCCGAAGCCGGCTGCTCGGAGATGTTCGCCGGGCTACAGCAGGTGCTGCAGCCTGCCGGGTATCAGATCATGCTGGCTGAATCCCAGCATCGTCTTGAGCAGGAGGAGAAGTTGCTGGAGACGCTTCTGGCGTCGAACATCGCCGCCGCTATCCTGCTCAGCGTTGAACATACCGACACCGTTCGCCACTGGCTGAAAAACGCCTCAATTCCGGTGATGGAGATGGGCGCCATGCGCGCCGATCCGATTGATATGAATATCGGGATTGATAACGTGGCGGCCATGTATGAACTCACGGAAATGGTGATTAAGCGCGGCTACCAAAACATAGGCCTGCTGTGCGCCAACCAGGAACAGTGGATTTTCCAGCAGCATCTGCAGGGCTGGTACAAAGCCATGCTTCGCCACCATATGTCGCCGAACCGGGTCATTAACGCTGCGATGCCGCCGAGCTTCTCGACCGGTGCAGCACAGCTGCCCGAGTTCCTGCTGGCCTGGCCGGAGCTGGATGCGCTGGTGTGCGTCTCTGACGAGCTGGCGTGCGGCGCGCTGTATGAGTGCCAGCGCAGGCGAATCAAAGTACCGGACGATCTGGCGGTAGTAGGCTTTGGCGATAGCGACGTGAGCCGCGTCTGTCAGCCGCCGCTGACGACCATGGCGGTGCCGCATCGTAAGATTGGAATTGAAGCCGGGAAAGCGTTACTGGAGCGCCTGAATGGCGGAGACTGGCGCGATCAAAAGCCCATCGCGTCCAGTCTGTGTCTGAGAGAGAGTTGCTGA
- the yfcD gene encoding NUDIX hydrolase YfcD — MVEQSHLASTEWVDIVSEENEVIAQASREQMRAERLRHRATYIVVHDGMGKILVQRRTDTKDFLPGMLDATAGGVVQADEVLLDSARREAEEELGIAGVPFAEHGQFYFEDENCRVWGGLFSCVSHGPFALQEEEVSEVSWMTPEEITARCDEFTPDSLKALALWMSRNANNESTKSEKEEEAE, encoded by the coding sequence ATGGTGGAGCAGAGTCATTTGGCAAGTACAGAGTGGGTTGACATTGTCAGCGAAGAGAATGAAGTGATCGCGCAGGCCAGCCGCGAACAAATGCGTGCGGAGCGTCTGCGCCACCGCGCAACGTACATCGTTGTGCATGACGGGATGGGCAAAATTCTGGTCCAGCGCCGTACGGATACCAAAGATTTTCTCCCGGGTATGCTGGATGCCACTGCAGGCGGTGTTGTCCAGGCAGATGAAGTGCTGCTGGATTCCGCACGTCGTGAAGCAGAAGAAGAGTTAGGCATTGCCGGTGTGCCGTTTGCCGAGCACGGTCAGTTCTATTTTGAAGACGAAAACTGCCGCGTCTGGGGCGGGCTGTTTAGCTGCGTTTCTCACGGCCCGTTTGCCCTGCAGGAAGAAGAGGTGAGTGAGGTCAGCTGGATGACGCCGGAAGAGATCACCGCTCGCTGCGACGAGTTCACGCCGGATTCGTTAAAAGCGCTGGCGCTCTGGATGAGCCGCAACGCCAATAACGAATCGACAAAATCAGAGAAAGAGGAAGAGGCTGAGTAA
- a CDS encoding PTS ascorbate transporter subunit IIC, whose translation MFILETLNFVVDILKVPSVLVGLIALIGLVAQKKAFSDVVKGTIKTILGFIVLGGGATVLVGSLNPLGGMFEHAFTIQGIIPNNEAIVSIALEKYGAATALIMAFGMVANIIVARFTRLKYIFLTGHHTFYMACMIGVILTVAGFEGVGLVFTGSLILGLIMAFFPAIAQRYMKRITGNDEIAFGHFGTLGYVLSGWIGSKVGKGSRSTEEMNLPKNLSFLRDSSISISLTMMIIYLIMAVSAGREYVEATFSGGQNYLVYAIIMAITFAAGVFIILQGVRLILAEIVPAFTGFSEKLVPNARPALDCPVVYPYAPNAVLIGFLFSFLGGIVGLFICGQFSWVLILPGVVPHFFTGATAGVFGNATGGRRGAMIGAFANGLLITFLPVLLLPVLGAIGFANTTFSDADFGAVGIVLGNLARFLSPLAITGLVVALFALLVAYNVFAKNKPAGGNAQENTGAKS comes from the coding sequence ATGTTTATCCTTGAAACGCTGAATTTCGTTGTTGATATTTTAAAAGTCCCTTCGGTGCTGGTCGGTTTAATCGCGTTAATCGGTCTGGTTGCGCAGAAAAAAGCGTTTTCCGACGTGGTGAAAGGAACAATTAAAACTATCCTGGGCTTTATTGTACTGGGCGGTGGCGCCACGGTACTGGTGGGGTCATTAAATCCTTTGGGCGGGATGTTTGAACACGCATTTACGATCCAGGGCATTATTCCAAACAATGAAGCGATAGTGTCCATTGCGCTGGAAAAATACGGTGCAGCGACCGCGCTGATTATGGCCTTCGGGATGGTGGCGAATATTATCGTCGCGCGTTTTACCCGCCTGAAGTATATCTTCCTGACTGGACACCACACGTTTTACATGGCGTGCATGATTGGCGTGATCCTGACGGTGGCGGGCTTTGAGGGCGTGGGGCTGGTCTTTACCGGGTCGCTGATCCTTGGCCTGATCATGGCCTTCTTCCCGGCGATTGCCCAGCGCTACATGAAGCGCATTACCGGCAATGATGAGATTGCCTTCGGCCACTTCGGCACGCTGGGCTACGTGCTGTCCGGCTGGATTGGCAGCAAGGTCGGCAAAGGATCCCGCTCAACGGAAGAGATGAACCTGCCGAAGAACCTGAGCTTCCTGCGCGACAGCTCGATCTCCATCTCCCTGACCATGATGATTATCTACCTGATCATGGCGGTGAGCGCCGGTCGCGAGTACGTCGAGGCCACCTTCAGCGGCGGTCAGAACTACCTGGTCTACGCCATCATCATGGCGATTACCTTTGCGGCGGGCGTGTTCATCATCCTGCAGGGCGTACGCCTGATTCTGGCGGAAATCGTTCCGGCCTTTACCGGCTTCTCGGAAAAACTGGTGCCGAACGCGCGTCCTGCGCTGGACTGCCCGGTGGTCTATCCCTATGCGCCAAACGCGGTACTGATTGGCTTCCTGTTCAGTTTCCTTGGCGGGATTGTGGGGTTGTTCATCTGCGGTCAGTTTAGCTGGGTGCTAATCCTCCCGGGCGTCGTACCGCACTTCTTCACCGGCGCAACGGCGGGCGTGTTTGGTAACGCCACCGGCGGACGGCGCGGGGCGATGATTGGCGCTTTTGCCAACGGCCTGCTGATCACCTTCCTGCCGGTCCTGCTGCTGCCGGTGCTGGGCGCCATTGGCTTTGCCAACACCACCTTCTCTGACGCCGACTTCGGCGCGGTCGGGATTGTGCTCGGCAACCTTGCGCGCTTCCTGTCGCCGCTTGCTATCACCGGGCTGGTCGTGGCGCTATTCGCGCTGCTGGTGGCGTACAACGTCTTCGCGAAAAACAAACCTGCGGGCGGTAACGCGCAGGAAAACACCGGAGCCAAATCATGA
- a CDS encoding PTS sugar transporter subunit IIA: protein MLKKWIYDTTITLQESVEGWPQALELCAKPLLDLQVIEPEYVTAIIQQHHTLGPYYVLAPGLAMPHARPEEGAKGLGLSLLKLKQGVSFGAGEFDPVNVIVMLAAPDKNSHIEMISSLAELFSSDTDMDELHQVNTLEEIKTIINRF, encoded by the coding sequence GTGCTCAAAAAATGGATATATGATACAACCATCACGCTGCAGGAGAGCGTGGAAGGCTGGCCGCAGGCGCTGGAGCTGTGCGCGAAGCCGCTGCTGGATTTGCAGGTGATTGAGCCTGAATACGTCACTGCCATCATCCAGCAGCACCACACGTTAGGACCCTATTATGTGCTGGCACCAGGGCTGGCGATGCCGCATGCGCGGCCGGAGGAAGGCGCCAAAGGACTGGGGTTGTCGTTATTAAAACTAAAACAGGGCGTCTCGTTTGGTGCCGGTGAGTTTGACCCTGTCAACGTCATTGTTATGCTCGCGGCACCCGACAAAAATAGCCATATCGAGATGATCTCGTCGCTGGCAGAGTTATTTTCCAGCGATACCGATATGGACGAACTGCATCAGGTGAATACCCTGGAGGAAATTAAAACGATTATTAACCGCTTCTGA
- the yfcE gene encoding phosphodiesterase: protein MKLMFASDIHGSLPATERVLSLFAQSGAQWLIILGDVLNHGPRNALPEGYAPAQVAEKLNPYASRIIAVRGNCDSEVDQMLLHFPLTAPWQQVLLEQSRLFLTHGHLFSPDNLPALAAGDVLVYGHTHIPVAEKRGEIYHFNPGSVSIPKGGYSASYGMLDGNTLSVIALNDQQVIAQVAINP from the coding sequence ATGAAACTGATGTTTGCGTCGGATATCCATGGATCGCTGCCCGCTACCGAGCGTGTCCTCTCCCTGTTTGCACAAAGCGGCGCGCAGTGGCTGATTATTCTGGGTGACGTGCTCAATCACGGCCCGCGCAACGCGCTGCCGGAAGGCTACGCCCCTGCGCAGGTCGCGGAAAAGCTCAACCCGTATGCCTCGCGCATCATCGCCGTTCGCGGCAACTGCGACAGCGAAGTGGACCAGATGCTGCTGCATTTTCCCCTTACTGCGCCGTGGCAGCAGGTGCTGCTGGAACAAAGCCGACTGTTCCTGACCCATGGGCATCTTTTTAGCCCGGATAATCTTCCGGCGCTCGCGGCTGGCGATGTCCTGGTTTACGGTCATACTCATATTCCGGTTGCTGAAAAGCGCGGTGAGATTTATCACTTCAACCCGGGTTCGGTCAGTATCCCGAAAGGTGGGTATTCTGCGAGCTATGGCATGCTGGATGGAAATACTCTGAGTGTTATCGCACTTAATGATCAGCAAGTTATTGCGCAAGTAGCGATTAATCCGTAA